Proteins encoded in a region of the Leifsonia sp. PS1209 genome:
- a CDS encoding TetR/AcrR family transcriptional regulator — MGGDTITQPKPLRADAQRNYDKIVNVACEAFAENGVQTSLDDIAKKAGVGAGTLYRHFPTRECLLAAALVESRQGLDARATELLTRPDAGEALNDWLIDLARHLSSYDGLPDSVADAVCDPESPLTAPCSSMKVATARLLSRAQDAGAVRPDVVADDLFVFASSLAWAANKSGYTRDDLRRVLNLFVAGLR, encoded by the coding sequence ATGGGCGGCGACACCATCACCCAACCCAAGCCGTTGCGCGCGGACGCGCAGCGCAACTACGACAAGATCGTCAACGTGGCGTGCGAGGCGTTCGCCGAGAACGGCGTGCAGACGTCGCTCGACGACATCGCCAAGAAGGCCGGCGTCGGGGCGGGAACGCTCTACCGGCACTTCCCGACCAGGGAGTGCCTGCTCGCCGCTGCCCTCGTCGAGAGCAGGCAGGGCCTGGACGCCCGGGCGACGGAGCTGCTGACCAGGCCGGATGCGGGTGAGGCCCTCAACGACTGGCTGATCGACCTGGCCAGGCACCTGTCCAGCTACGACGGGCTGCCGGACTCGGTGGCGGACGCGGTCTGCGACCCGGAGTCGCCGCTGACGGCGCCCTGCAGTTCGATGAAGGTCGCCACCGCGCGCCTGCTCAGCAGGGCTCAGGATGCGGGTGCGGTACGGCCCGACGTCGTCGCCGACGACCTGTTCGTGTTCGCCAGCTCACTGGCGTGGGCGGCCAATAAGAGCGGATACACCCGCGACGATCTGCGCAGGGTGCTGAACCTGTTCGTCGCCGGGCTGCGCTGA
- a CDS encoding MFS transporter, with product MSTTELNENPPTSPLPAVTTSAPRASRASLRGPALGLVVVFITQLMLVVDASIVNVALPDIQNELHFSPTDLSWVVTAYALAFGGLILLSGKIGSIVGARLALIVGVGVFIVASALGGFAPSPEILVAARILQGIGAAIAAPSTLVLLVANTTEGANRARAMSLFVLAAGSGGAIGLILGGILTTSFGWEWVMFVNVPIGILIIAGAALFLTETKRVPAKLDLGGAAVSTIGMVALVYAFTRAASHGWTDVQSIASFVIAAASLVGLIFIERKHSSPVVQLHFFSRMRTAAPLLGMLLVPAGMFGFFYFVTLFTQKVLGFDPLGTGLALLPFVGAMLITNELAPRYLLPRVGEKVVGVLGLSGMVVGLIWLGQMSASSTFLSGILGPAIVLGISAGLTFAPLTSIAMAQAPSDEVSAASSLVQGMQQLGGSVGVAVLTTVFIAVTATSGEARGISTSLLLGAAFPAAALVLFAIWGRRIPADGGGSGSGGPLGMH from the coding sequence ATGTCGACCACCGAACTCAACGAGAACCCACCAACCTCCCCGCTTCCCGCCGTCACCACCAGCGCGCCCCGCGCATCCCGTGCCTCGCTGCGCGGACCGGCCCTCGGCCTCGTCGTCGTCTTCATCACGCAGCTGATGCTGGTGGTCGACGCGAGCATCGTCAACGTCGCCCTCCCCGACATCCAGAACGAACTGCACTTCTCCCCCACCGACCTGTCGTGGGTGGTCACCGCGTATGCGCTCGCGTTCGGCGGCCTCATCCTGCTGAGCGGCAAGATCGGCTCGATCGTCGGAGCCAGGCTCGCCCTGATCGTGGGCGTCGGCGTGTTCATCGTCGCGTCGGCCCTCGGCGGGTTCGCGCCCTCGCCGGAGATCCTGGTCGCCGCGCGCATCCTGCAGGGCATCGGCGCCGCCATCGCCGCGCCGAGCACGCTCGTGCTGCTCGTCGCCAACACCACCGAGGGCGCGAACCGGGCGCGCGCGATGTCCCTGTTCGTGCTCGCCGCGGGCAGCGGCGGCGCCATCGGCCTGATCCTCGGCGGCATCCTCACCACCAGCTTCGGCTGGGAGTGGGTCATGTTCGTCAACGTGCCGATCGGCATCCTGATCATCGCGGGCGCCGCCCTGTTCCTCACCGAGACGAAGCGCGTTCCGGCGAAGCTCGACCTGGGCGGCGCTGCCGTCTCCACGATCGGGATGGTCGCCCTCGTCTACGCGTTCACCCGCGCCGCCAGCCACGGCTGGACCGACGTGCAGTCGATCGCGTCGTTCGTGATCGCCGCAGCATCCCTCGTCGGCCTGATCTTCATCGAGCGCAAGCACTCGAGCCCGGTGGTGCAGCTGCACTTCTTCTCGCGGATGCGCACGGCGGCACCGCTGCTCGGGATGCTCCTGGTCCCGGCCGGGATGTTCGGCTTCTTCTACTTCGTGACCCTCTTCACCCAGAAGGTGCTCGGCTTCGACCCGCTCGGAACCGGCCTCGCCCTGCTGCCGTTCGTCGGCGCGATGCTCATCACCAACGAGCTGGCCCCGCGCTACCTGCTCCCCCGCGTCGGCGAGAAGGTGGTCGGCGTGCTCGGCCTCAGCGGCATGGTCGTCGGCCTGATCTGGCTGGGCCAGATGAGCGCATCCAGCACCTTCCTCAGCGGCATCCTGGGACCTGCGATCGTGCTCGGCATCAGCGCCGGCCTGACCTTCGCACCGCTCACGTCCATCGCGATGGCGCAGGCCCCGTCGGACGAGGTGAGCGCGGCATCCAGCCTGGTGCAGGGGATGCAGCAGCTCGGCGGCAGCGTCGGCGTCGCGGTCCTGACCACGGTGTTCATCGCGGTCACGGCCACCTCTGGCGAGGCACGCGGCATCTCCACGTCGCTGCTGCTCGGGGCGGCATTCCCGGCCGCGGCGCTGGTGCTGTTCGCGATCTGGGGGCGGCGCATCCCTGCGGATGGTGGTGGTTCCGGCTCCGGTGGGCCGCTCGGTATGCACTGA
- a CDS encoding cysteine hydrolase family protein has product MTRALVIIDIQNDYFPGGAHPLVGSVAAAERASAVLVAFREAGDPVVHIQHVWDAPDASFMRPGTAGVEIHPLVAPAGDEPVLRKAEPNAFVGTSLEDTLRSLAPDELVVLGMMSSMCVDSTVRAASDLGFAVTLVHDACAAPDLTFGGTTVPGEAVHAAFMAALSGNFATLVGATEVTGSRP; this is encoded by the coding sequence ATGACTCGCGCTCTCGTCATCATCGACATCCAGAACGACTATTTCCCCGGCGGCGCGCATCCCCTGGTCGGGTCGGTGGCGGCGGCCGAGCGGGCGTCGGCGGTGCTGGTGGCGTTCCGGGAGGCGGGCGATCCCGTCGTGCACATCCAGCACGTGTGGGATGCACCGGATGCGTCGTTCATGCGGCCGGGGACGGCCGGGGTCGAGATCCATCCGCTCGTCGCTCCCGCCGGGGACGAGCCCGTTCTGCGGAAGGCCGAGCCGAACGCGTTCGTCGGCACGTCACTGGAGGACACCCTGCGCTCGCTCGCGCCCGACGAGCTGGTCGTGCTCGGGATGATGTCGAGCATGTGCGTCGACTCGACCGTCCGCGCGGCATCGGACCTCGGGTTCGCCGTCACCCTCGTGCACGATGCGTGCGCGGCGCCCGACCTGACGTTCGGCGGCACGACGGTGCCGGGCGAGGCGGTGCACGCGGCGTTCATGGCCGCGCTGTCCGGCAACTTCGCCACGCTGGTCGGCGCGACCGAAGTGACTGGCTCGCGGCCGTAG
- a CDS encoding phage holin family protein — protein MIRFLIRAAIFLVTAAIGLLVAGWLVPGVRLEWGGFLVAAIVFAIAQSILSPFVFNIARKYASALLGGIGLVSTFLALLVASLFPGGIHIDGATAWVLATLVVWIVTALGGWLLPILFLKKRVVTAR, from the coding sequence GTGATCCGATTCCTCATCCGTGCCGCGATCTTCCTGGTGACCGCGGCCATCGGGCTGCTCGTCGCCGGCTGGCTGGTGCCGGGCGTGCGGCTGGAGTGGGGCGGCTTCCTCGTGGCGGCGATCGTGTTCGCGATCGCTCAGAGCATCCTGTCGCCGTTCGTGTTCAACATCGCGCGCAAGTACGCCTCAGCGCTGCTCGGCGGCATCGGACTGGTGTCGACCTTCCTGGCGCTGCTCGTCGCGAGCCTGTTCCCCGGAGGCATCCACATCGACGGCGCGACCGCCTGGGTGCTGGCCACGCTGGTGGTGTGGATCGTCACGGCGCTGGGCGGGTGGCTGCTGCCGATCCTGTTCCTGAAGAAGCGGGTCGTCACCGCGCGGTGA
- a CDS encoding MFS transporter, with the protein MRARTPFGWRFTAPLLLGSTLNPINSSMIATGLLSIGLDFHLGPGQTASLISVLYLCSAVSQPTMGKLATLFGPRRVFMAGAVILLAAGIVGAAAPGFGFLLLSRALIGIGTSAAYPTAMALVRRRADEHGIGVPARVLGNFSIAAQITTVFGLPLGGLLAGTFGWRALFFVNIPLAVVTFVFTLLGVEKDAPREHQGARALLVSVDIPGIVLFAGTIVSALVFLSGLASPLWWLLPVVAVFGTGLILWERRVAKPLIDVRMLASNRPLQRTYLRQTLSALVVYSVLYGTSQWMEQAAGYSATAVGLILLPLSGLSIVIARVASTRGWVRWPLVIGAVSVVLSALVMQFMDADASIWLLIGMSLLLGCANGFTGFANQATLYVQAPAAEIAVASGLYRTFAYLGAIFSSSLIGITFGRQATDAGLHTLGWVLGGIGVLLVLITVLDRRIPATTAAAAGGSRA; encoded by the coding sequence GTGCGCGCGCGCACGCCGTTCGGGTGGCGGTTCACCGCACCGCTCCTCCTCGGCTCCACGCTGAACCCGATCAACAGCTCGATGATCGCGACCGGGCTGCTGAGCATCGGCCTCGACTTCCACCTCGGTCCGGGCCAGACGGCCAGCCTCATCTCGGTGCTCTACCTCTGCAGCGCCGTCAGCCAGCCCACGATGGGCAAGCTGGCCACCCTGTTCGGGCCGCGCCGCGTGTTCATGGCCGGGGCGGTCATCCTGTTGGCGGCGGGCATCGTCGGTGCGGCGGCGCCCGGTTTCGGCTTCCTGCTCCTCTCCCGCGCGCTCATCGGCATCGGCACCTCCGCCGCCTATCCGACCGCGATGGCCCTGGTGCGCCGCCGGGCCGACGAGCACGGGATCGGCGTGCCCGCCCGCGTGCTCGGCAACTTCTCCATCGCGGCCCAGATCACCACCGTGTTCGGGTTGCCGCTCGGCGGCCTGCTCGCTGGGACGTTCGGCTGGCGCGCGCTGTTCTTCGTGAACATCCCGCTGGCGGTCGTCACGTTCGTGTTCACGCTGCTCGGCGTCGAGAAGGATGCGCCGCGCGAGCACCAGGGCGCCCGCGCGCTCCTGGTGTCGGTCGACATTCCGGGCATCGTGCTCTTCGCGGGCACCATCGTGAGCGCGCTGGTGTTCCTGTCCGGGCTCGCCTCCCCTCTCTGGTGGCTGCTCCCCGTCGTCGCCGTCTTCGGTACTGGGCTGATCCTCTGGGAGCGGCGCGTGGCCAAGCCGCTGATCGACGTCCGGATGCTCGCGAGCAACCGCCCGCTGCAGCGCACCTACCTGCGCCAGACCCTCTCCGCCCTCGTCGTCTACTCGGTGCTCTACGGCACGAGCCAGTGGATGGAGCAGGCCGCCGGATACAGCGCGACGGCGGTCGGCCTCATCCTGTTGCCGTTGTCCGGTCTCAGCATCGTGATCGCCCGGGTCGCCTCCACCCGCGGCTGGGTGCGCTGGCCGCTCGTCATCGGCGCCGTCTCGGTGGTGCTGAGCGCCCTGGTGATGCAGTTCATGGACGCGGACGCGAGCATCTGGCTGCTGATCGGGATGTCCCTGCTGCTCGGCTGCGCCAACGGTTTCACCGGTTTCGCCAACCAGGCGACCCTGTACGTGCAGGCGCCCGCCGCCGAGATCGCGGTCGCCTCCGGGCTGTACCGGACGTTCGCCTACCTGGGCGCGATTTTCTCCTCCAGCCTGATCGGCATCACCTTCGGCCGTCAGGCCACGGACGCAGGCCTGCACACGCTCGGCTGGGTGCTCGGCGGCATCGGCGTGCTGCTGGTGCTGATCACGGTGCTCGACCGCCGCATCCCGGCCACCACCGCCGCGGCAGCGGGCGGCAGCAGAGCCTGA